GCTTCCTTTATTTCGTTAATTCCTGCTTTTATATGGATAATCTATTCTTCATTAAAAAAAGTTTCACAAACGGTTGATTATTTCACAAGAATCTCTGAGTGGTCTTGGCATTATTTGTTGAAAGCATTAGTTAAAACACCGTGCATAACATCAGAACATTTAGGTATTTTTATTTCTATATTAGTTATCATCGGCGGATTTTTTATTATCCGTGATTGGAAAAGACATTTATTTTTAATCGCATTCATCATACCGTGGTTTCTCCTTTTAGTCCCATTCCCCAAAGCATACCTAAAAAATGCTTATTATGATTATCCTGCACTTTATGGTTTTTGTGTGGTTGCTGGAATTGGAGCAGTTGAACTTTTGAAAGGGGGAGGGGGAATAAAGAAAAAACAGTTTGCTATTTTCTTGATAGTTTCAACAGTAGCATTCGGGATTGTTAAAACATACAATCGGCTAAAGAAATTTGACAGTTTTTCAAAATATGCTAAAATTTATGAGCCCACACCATTTTATTCAGCAAAATATGTGGCTAAAATTAGGTCTGACGATGAAACGGTTCTTGTGGATTATCCACAAACGATGTTTTATGCAGGCGGTGACCCTGAATTTGTAAAATGTATCTATGGACAGACAGAAAAATTTATAAGCGAACAAAAATATAACTACATAATCTTAAACTATTTTGGTAGTTATGATTTTGACGAGGTAA
Above is a window of Elusimicrobiota bacterium DNA encoding:
- a CDS encoding glycosyltransferase family 39 protein translates to MKKYLILIILFYAFCLRFPIIFQPFCGYHAWNEGHYAMTATNFDKYGFFRQMNDLGEDYTATPLFSWIVYLSFKIFGITEWAGRLPNLIFSILSIYIFFLIIKKLYDDRTAYLSTLFASAAHGIVYFSRNLQLESQFLFFLLLSIYFAISYNKKLKTGYYFLTFLFAGFSVFTKFPAILGYFSVAVILLSNNLTKKILKFISASFISLIPAFIWIIYSSLKKVSQTVDYFTRISEWSWHYLLKALVKTPCITSEHLGIFISILVIIGGFFIIRDWKRHLFLIAFIIPWFLLLVPFPKAYLKNAYYDYPALYGFCVVAGIGAVELLKGGGGIKKKQFAIFLIVSTVAFGIVKTYNRLKKFDSFSKYAKIYEPTPFYSAKYVAKIRSDDETVLVDYPQTMFYAGGDPEFVKCIYGQTEKFISEQKYNYIILNYFGSYDFDEVKKELEKNRYNQVAPLAWKLKK